One Moorella sp. E308F DNA segment encodes these proteins:
- a CDS encoding response regulator gives MVIDDQPGVRRLICEALRQLGYSLCVASEGREALEKIASEAPDLVILDIKMPGMNGVEFLKELRKLSVATPVIIITAYNELDLVEQASEFGARYVLQKPFDIKQLYRLVQAALQPE, from the coding sequence ATGGTAATTGACGACCAGCCGGGTGTACGTCGTTTAATTTGCGAAGCCTTGAGACAGCTTGGTTATAGCTTATGTGTAGCCAGTGAAGGTAGGGAGGCCCTCGAAAAAATTGCCAGCGAAGCGCCAGACCTGGTGATCCTGGATATAAAGATGCCAGGCATGAATGGAGTGGAGTTTTTGAAGGAATTGCGGAAACTTTCTGTTGCCACACCGGTGATAATCATCACGGCGTATAATGAGCTGGATCTGGTAGAACAAGCGAGTGAATTCGGTGCCCGGTATGTCCTGCAGAAACCCTTTGATATCAAGCAGCTATACCGGTTGGTGCAGGCGGCTTTGCAGCCGGAATAA
- the rho gene encoding transcription termination factor Rho: MNTAELESKTMVELYRIARELNLSGYYRLRKKELVFEIAKALAQKEQQEQEKEEQLQAQGILEILPDGYGFLRPFGYIPSGDDIYISPSQIRRFDLRTGDKVAGLVRPPKDNERFFALLRVEKVNGENPETSPERLHFDALTPIYPYERYTLETENGDPSTRIIDLIAPLGKGQRALIVSPPKAGKTVLLKKIANAITTNYPDVELIILLIDERPEEVTDIERSVRGEVVSSTFDELPENHVKVADMVLERAKRLVEHKKDVVVLLDSITRLARAHNLVVPPSGRTLSGGVDPTALYKPKRFFGAARKVEEGGSLTIVATALIETGSRMDEVIFEEFKGTGNMELILDRKMAERRIFPAIDVKRSGTRREELLLSPEELELVWNFRRVTSGMGPVEVAEVLIESMQKTKSNKDLLRALPAMFPREH, translated from the coding sequence TTGAATACTGCCGAGTTAGAAAGCAAGACCATGGTTGAGCTTTACCGGATAGCCAGGGAGCTCAATTTAAGCGGCTACTACCGCCTGCGCAAGAAAGAGCTGGTCTTTGAAATTGCCAAGGCCCTGGCCCAGAAGGAGCAGCAGGAACAGGAAAAGGAAGAGCAGCTGCAGGCCCAGGGCATCCTGGAGATCCTGCCGGATGGCTACGGCTTCTTACGACCCTTCGGCTACATACCCAGCGGCGACGATATCTATATCTCCCCTTCCCAGATCCGCCGCTTTGACCTGCGCACTGGAGACAAGGTAGCCGGGCTGGTCCGCCCTCCGAAGGATAACGAGCGTTTTTTCGCCCTGCTGCGGGTAGAGAAGGTCAACGGGGAAAACCCGGAGACATCACCGGAACGGCTGCACTTTGATGCCCTGACGCCCATTTATCCTTACGAACGTTATACCCTGGAGACGGAGAATGGCGATCCCTCCACCCGGATTATCGACCTGATTGCTCCTCTGGGCAAAGGCCAACGCGCCCTGATCGTTTCCCCTCCCAAGGCCGGCAAGACCGTGCTGCTGAAAAAAATCGCCAATGCCATCACTACCAACTATCCCGACGTTGAGCTGATAATTTTATTAATCGACGAACGACCCGAAGAAGTCACCGACATCGAACGCTCGGTGCGGGGCGAGGTGGTGAGCTCCACCTTTGACGAGCTGCCGGAGAACCACGTCAAGGTGGCCGATATGGTCCTGGAACGGGCCAAACGCCTGGTGGAGCATAAGAAAGACGTCGTCGTCCTCCTGGACAGCATCACCCGCCTGGCCCGGGCCCACAACCTGGTCGTCCCTCCCAGCGGCCGCACCCTTTCCGGCGGCGTTGATCCAACCGCCCTTTACAAACCCAAACGCTTCTTCGGCGCTGCCCGCAAGGTCGAAGAGGGCGGGAGTCTCACCATTGTGGCGACAGCCCTGATTGAAACCGGCAGCCGCATGGATGAAGTTATCTTTGAAGAATTCAAAGGAACGGGCAATATGGAACTCATCCTGGACCGGAAGATGGCCGAACGCCGCATCTTCCCGGCCATTGACGTCAAGCGCTCCGGCACGAGGCGGGAGGAATTGTTGTTAAGCCCCGAGGAGCTGGAGCTGGTCTGGAATTTCCGGCGGGTCACCAGCGGTATGGGACCGGTGGAAGTGGCCGAGGTTTTAATTGAGTCCATGCAAAAGACCAAAAGCAACAAAGACCTCCTGCGCGCCCTCCCGGCCATGTTCCCCCGGGAGCATTAG
- a CDS encoding DUF1540 domain-containing protein — MAGIKCGVEECHFWDNMACTADSIEVRSSGDRQVTTSDGTACHTFRPKKR; from the coding sequence ATGGCGGGCATAAAATGTGGCGTAGAAGAGTGTCATTTCTGGGATAACATGGCCTGTACTGCTGATTCCATTGAAGTCAGGTCCAGTGGCGACCGCCAAGTCACCACTTCTGATGGGACAGCCTGCCATACTTTCCGCCCCAAGAAGAGATAA
- the alr gene encoding alanine racemase, whose protein sequence is MDLAELTRLVGPRWIEIEATAMEHNLCAVKSLLQPPTRLLAVIKADAYGAGAVEAARIFTAAGADYLGVTTLAEGLELRRAGITAPILLMSPLLPEELPQALHNDLTLTISSRSGAEAAAAAAAAMGRQARVHLKVETGLQRTGLEPGEVVPLAKEMQCWPGVQLEGLYSHLAEAARPGAARRQLQCFQKVIMDLEGQQISLPLKHICNSTGLLLHPEMHLDMVRAGTLLYGQFPYRAPRRGLELKNPWQFKARILFIHDVAAGTPVGYGGDYVVKKATRLAVIPVGYADGFALTAVSRPKNLNDLARHLAKTVLAYLGRGGGEGTAVTIAGRRAPVIGRVGMQLSIVDVGHLTEVEVGQEVEVDIRRPTANARLPRVYCREGQPYLVRMTSGEMVPVGSSAAQSLAPEAGI, encoded by the coding sequence GTGGACTTAGCAGAGCTAACCCGGCTGGTCGGCCCCCGCTGGATTGAGATCGAAGCTACAGCCATGGAGCATAACCTGTGCGCCGTCAAAAGCCTGCTCCAACCCCCGACCCGGCTGCTGGCCGTCATCAAGGCCGATGCCTACGGTGCCGGCGCCGTCGAGGCAGCCCGGATTTTTACGGCAGCAGGAGCAGACTACCTGGGGGTTACTACCCTGGCCGAAGGGCTGGAGTTACGCCGGGCCGGCATTACGGCTCCCATCCTGTTAATGAGCCCCCTGCTGCCGGAGGAACTGCCGCAGGCCCTGCACAATGACCTCACCCTGACCATCAGCAGCCGCAGCGGGGCTGAAGCGGCAGCGGCTGCCGCGGCGGCGATGGGCCGGCAGGCCCGGGTGCACCTGAAGGTAGAGACCGGCCTGCAGCGCACCGGCCTGGAACCGGGAGAAGTGGTCCCCCTGGCAAAGGAAATGCAGTGCTGGCCCGGGGTGCAACTGGAAGGACTCTACAGCCATCTAGCCGAAGCGGCCCGCCCGGGGGCAGCCCGCAGGCAGCTGCAATGTTTCCAAAAAGTTATTATGGACCTGGAAGGGCAGCAAATATCCCTGCCTTTAAAGCATATCTGCAACAGCACCGGCCTGCTGCTCCATCCGGAAATGCACCTTGATATGGTGCGGGCCGGCACCCTTTTGTACGGCCAGTTCCCTTACCGGGCTCCCCGTCGGGGCCTGGAATTAAAGAATCCCTGGCAGTTTAAAGCCCGCATTCTCTTTATCCATGATGTGGCGGCCGGTACTCCCGTTGGCTATGGTGGCGATTATGTAGTCAAAAAGGCCACCCGGCTGGCCGTCATCCCTGTGGGTTATGCCGATGGCTTTGCTTTAACGGCCGTGAGCCGCCCCAAAAATCTAAACGACCTGGCCCGCCACCTGGCGAAGACCGTCCTGGCCTACCTGGGCCGTGGTGGCGGGGAGGGGACGGCAGTTACCATTGCCGGGCGGAGGGCGCCGGTGATAGGCCGGGTGGGCATGCAGCTCTCCATAGTCGACGTAGGTCACCTTACGGAGGTAGAGGTTGGGCAGGAAGTAGAGGTGGATATCCGGCGACCGACGGCCAACGCCCGCTTGCCCCGGGTCTATTGCCGGGAGGGACAACCCTACCTGGTGCGGATGACCTCCGGGGAGATGGTGCCGGTAGGTTCCTCCGCCGCCCAAAGTTTAGCTCCTGAAGCAGGAATTTAG
- a CDS encoding class II fructose-1,6-bisphosphate aldolase: MPLVTLAEVLKDADAKGYAVGAFNCNNMEIVQAIINAAEAEGAPVIIQASQGAIKYAGLEYITALVRAAAAGTSVPVVLHLDHGTDFNQVLRCLRAGFTSVMIDGSKYPLEENIALTRRVVEIAHAMGASVEGELGRIGGTEDHISVSEREATMTDPEEARRFVAETGVDALAIAIGTAHGRYKGTPKLDFNRLAAIDRLIPTPIVLHGSSGVPDADIRRAVELGVRKINIDTDIRIAFVEAARQALAANPDEIDPRKVLGPAREAATGIIRHKMQVFGCAGRVHISPRR, from the coding sequence ATGCCTTTAGTTACCCTGGCCGAGGTTCTCAAAGACGCTGATGCTAAGGGGTACGCCGTCGGCGCCTTTAACTGTAATAATATGGAAATTGTTCAGGCCATTATCAATGCCGCCGAGGCGGAAGGGGCACCGGTCATCATCCAGGCCAGCCAGGGAGCGATTAAATATGCCGGCCTGGAGTATATAACAGCCCTGGTGCGGGCGGCGGCTGCAGGGACCTCAGTCCCGGTGGTCCTGCACCTTGACCATGGCACTGACTTCAACCAGGTCCTGCGCTGCCTGCGGGCCGGTTTCACCTCGGTCATGATCGACGGTTCCAAATACCCTCTGGAAGAAAACATCGCCCTGACCAGGCGCGTTGTAGAGATTGCCCATGCCATGGGCGCTTCTGTCGAGGGGGAACTGGGTAGAATCGGTGGCACCGAGGACCACATCAGCGTGTCCGAGCGTGAGGCGACCATGACCGACCCCGAAGAAGCCAGGCGTTTTGTCGCCGAGACGGGCGTCGACGCCCTGGCTATTGCTATCGGTACGGCTCATGGCCGTTATAAGGGTACGCCCAAATTGGATTTTAACCGCCTGGCCGCCATTGACCGCCTGATCCCCACCCCCATAGTCCTCCACGGTTCTTCCGGCGTTCCCGATGCCGATATCCGCCGCGCTGTGGAACTGGGCGTCCGCAAGATCAACATCGATACCGATATTCGTATCGCCTTTGTCGAAGCTGCCCGCCAGGCCCTGGCAGCCAACCCCGACGAAATCGACCCCCGCAAAGTGCTGGGACCGGCACGGGAAGCTGCCACCGGTATTATCCGCCATAAAATGCAGGTCTTTGGCTGTGCCGGCCGCGTGCATATTTCTCCCCGGAGGTGA
- the fsa gene encoding fructose-6-phosphate aldolase, with protein MRIFIDSANIEEIKAASDLGIISGVTTNPSLIAREGRNFRQVVEEIAAIVDGPISAEVISTEAEAMIAEAQELAAISPNIVIKIPMIAEGLKAVKKLAAQGIKTNVTLVFSANQALLAALAGATYVSPFVGRLDDINHDGMQVIADIVPIYAQYGLETQIIAASIRHPLHVLQAARLGADIATVPYKVIMQMVKHPLTDAGLAKFLADWEKVKDK; from the coding sequence GTGCGTATTTTCATCGATTCCGCCAATATTGAAGAGATTAAAGCAGCCAGTGATCTGGGTATAATTTCAGGTGTAACAACCAATCCTTCCCTGATTGCCAGGGAAGGGCGTAATTTTCGCCAGGTCGTGGAAGAGATCGCCGCTATTGTTGACGGCCCTATCAGTGCAGAAGTAATCAGTACGGAAGCCGAGGCCATGATAGCCGAAGCCCAGGAACTGGCAGCCATATCCCCCAACATTGTCATCAAGATCCCCATGATAGCCGAAGGCCTTAAAGCCGTCAAAAAACTGGCGGCTCAAGGTATTAAAACCAACGTTACCCTGGTATTTTCCGCCAACCAGGCGCTTCTCGCCGCCCTGGCCGGCGCAACCTATGTGAGTCCCTTTGTTGGGCGCCTCGATGATATCAACCACGACGGTATGCAGGTCATTGCCGATATTGTTCCCATTTATGCCCAGTACGGCCTGGAAACCCAGATTATTGCCGCCAGTATCCGCCATCCCCTCCATGTGCTCCAGGCCGCCCGCCTGGGTGCTGATATTGCCACCGTTCCCTATAAAGTTATCATGCAGATGGTAAAGCACCCCCTGACAGATGCCGGCCTGGCTAAATTTCTCGCCGATTGGGAGAAAGTAAAGGATAAGTAA
- the argS gene encoding arginine--tRNA ligase, producing MNIVQETKRRLAAALRDAAAAARAAGDISFEALPDFVIEAPRDKSHGDFAANLALLLARQARQSPRNVAEILVRHLEIPQPGVARIEVAGPGFINFTLDNQWLLPVLPAVLAEDEHYGWSNIGQGVKVQVEFVSANPTGLLHMGNARGAALGDSIANLLTAVGYDVTREFYINDAGNQIENFGLSLEARYLQALGFDATLPPDGYHGEDLVETVRHFIDQYGDKYLDADPALRREMLVRFALEEKLAAIRQVLEDFGVTYDVWFSEQSLHDSGAVARAIADLDRAGYIYEKDGALWFKATRFGAEKDEVVVRKNGLPTYFAADIAYHRNKFERGFERVINIWGADHHGHVARLKGALQALGYDPGRLEVVLMQLVRLYQGGEVLRMSKRTGRYVTLNELIEEVGRDAARYFFVMLKSDSHLEFDLDLARSQTADNPVFYVQYAHARICSILRLAKERGLEVPPAREARLDLLKEPAEMELIKQIATLPETVAGAAQALEPHRLTRFAHDLASLFHSFYTSCRVLADDPELRKARLVLVEATRITLRNVLHLLGVSAPERM from the coding sequence GTGAATATAGTACAGGAAACTAAAAGGCGGCTGGCAGCGGCACTGCGTGATGCCGCTGCCGCCGCCCGGGCAGCCGGTGATATAAGCTTTGAGGCGCTGCCTGATTTTGTAATTGAGGCGCCGCGGGATAAATCTCACGGCGACTTTGCTGCTAACCTGGCCTTGCTGCTGGCCAGGCAGGCCCGCCAGTCACCCAGGAACGTAGCGGAAATTTTAGTGCGACACCTGGAAATACCCCAACCCGGCGTGGCCAGGATCGAGGTGGCCGGACCGGGCTTTATTAATTTTACCCTGGACAACCAGTGGCTCTTGCCGGTATTGCCGGCCGTCCTGGCCGAAGACGAACATTACGGCTGGTCCAATATCGGCCAGGGGGTTAAAGTCCAGGTGGAGTTTGTCAGCGCCAATCCTACCGGGCTCTTGCATATGGGCAATGCCCGGGGGGCGGCCCTGGGGGATAGCATTGCCAACCTCCTTACAGCCGTGGGCTACGACGTTACGCGGGAATTCTATATAAACGATGCCGGCAACCAGATAGAGAATTTCGGCCTTTCCCTGGAAGCCCGCTACCTGCAGGCCCTGGGCTTTGATGCGACCCTTCCCCCCGACGGTTACCACGGGGAAGACCTGGTGGAGACGGTGCGCCATTTTATCGACCAGTACGGAGACAAGTACCTGGACGCCGACCCGGCATTACGCCGGGAAATGCTGGTCCGCTTTGCCCTGGAGGAAAAGCTGGCCGCCATCCGCCAGGTGCTGGAGGATTTTGGCGTTACCTATGATGTCTGGTTCAGTGAACAGTCCCTGCATGATTCCGGGGCTGTTGCCCGGGCCATAGCCGACCTGGACAGGGCTGGCTATATTTATGAAAAGGACGGCGCCCTGTGGTTTAAAGCCACCCGTTTTGGCGCCGAAAAGGATGAGGTGGTGGTGCGCAAGAATGGCCTGCCTACCTATTTTGCGGCCGATATCGCCTACCACCGCAATAAATTTGAACGGGGCTTTGAACGGGTCATCAATATCTGGGGCGCCGATCACCACGGTCATGTGGCCCGCCTGAAAGGGGCCCTCCAGGCCCTCGGTTATGACCCGGGACGCCTGGAAGTGGTTCTCATGCAGCTCGTCCGTCTTTACCAGGGCGGCGAGGTTTTACGCATGTCCAAGCGTACCGGCCGTTACGTAACGTTGAATGAGTTAATTGAAGAGGTGGGCCGGGACGCCGCCCGTTATTTCTTTGTCATGCTGAAGAGCGACAGCCACCTGGAATTTGACCTCGACCTGGCCCGGTCGCAGACGGCCGACAACCCCGTTTTTTACGTCCAGTACGCCCATGCCCGTATTTGCAGTATCCTGCGCCTGGCGAAGGAAAGGGGCCTGGAAGTCCCCCCGGCCCGGGAGGCCCGCCTGGATCTTTTAAAAGAACCGGCCGAAATGGAGTTAATCAAGCAGATTGCCACTTTACCGGAAACGGTGGCCGGGGCGGCCCAGGCTTTGGAGCCCCACAGGCTCACCCGTTTTGCCCATGACCTGGCCAGCCTGTTCCACAGTTTTTATACCAGCTGCCGCGTCCTGGCCGACGACCCGGAGTTAAGGAAGGCGCGCCTGGTACTGGTGGAAGCTACGCGTATAACGTTGCGCAACGTCCTGCACCTCCTTGGGGTCAGCGCCCCGGAAAGGATGTAG
- the aroF gene encoding 3-deoxy-7-phosphoheptulonate synthase, protein MIIVMKPGATREQIEAVSERLVELGFKTHPIYGQEKTVIGAIGDKKALSSEAIINLPGVEKIVPIMKPYKLVSRELKETPSIVRVGGVPVGGRGLVVMAGPCAVESEEQLLSTARAVKAAGAQILRGGAFKPRTSPYAFQGLEEEGIKMLARVREEAGLPFVTEVVDTRDVALVAEYADAIQIGARNMQNFRLLKEAGATGKPILLKRGLAATIEEWLMAAEYILDSGNPNVILCERGIRTFETATRFTLDLAAVAVVKENSHLPVIVDPSHGTGSWRLVLPMARAAVAAGADGLIIEVHPDPARALCDGPQSLHPETFDRLMGELAPVALAVGRGLAPTGLFLEKAASLTVDK, encoded by the coding sequence GTGATCATCGTTATGAAACCGGGAGCAACCCGGGAGCAGATCGAGGCTGTGAGCGAGCGCCTGGTGGAACTGGGCTTTAAGACTCACCCCATTTACGGCCAGGAAAAGACTGTTATCGGCGCCATTGGCGATAAGAAAGCCCTGAGTTCGGAAGCCATCATCAACCTGCCCGGCGTAGAAAAAATCGTTCCCATTATGAAGCCCTACAAGCTGGTCAGCCGGGAACTGAAGGAGACACCGTCCATAGTGCGGGTCGGCGGGGTGCCGGTGGGCGGCCGCGGTCTGGTGGTTATGGCCGGGCCTTGTGCCGTGGAAAGCGAGGAACAGCTTTTGAGCACGGCCCGGGCCGTCAAGGCCGCTGGTGCCCAGATCCTGCGCGGCGGCGCCTTTAAACCGCGGACTTCTCCCTATGCCTTCCAGGGCCTGGAAGAAGAAGGCATCAAAATGCTGGCCCGGGTGCGCGAGGAGGCAGGATTGCCCTTTGTCACCGAAGTTGTAGACACCCGGGATGTAGCCCTGGTAGCCGAATATGCCGACGCCATTCAGATTGGCGCCCGCAATATGCAGAACTTCCGTCTCCTGAAGGAAGCCGGGGCTACCGGTAAACCCATCCTCCTGAAGCGGGGCCTGGCGGCGACCATCGAAGAGTGGCTCATGGCGGCCGAGTACATCCTGGACAGCGGCAACCCCAACGTGATTTTATGCGAGCGGGGGATCCGTACCTTTGAGACGGCCACCCGTTTCACCCTGGACCTGGCCGCCGTAGCTGTGGTAAAGGAAAACTCCCACCTGCCGGTGATCGTTGATCCGAGCCACGGCACGGGCAGCTGGCGCCTGGTCCTGCCCATGGCCCGGGCTGCGGTGGCCGCCGGCGCCGACGGGCTAATCATCGAGGTGCACCCCGATCCGGCCCGGGCCCTGTGCGATGGTCCCCAGTCCCTGCACCCGGAAACCTTTGACCGCCTGATGGGCGAACTGGCGCCGGTAGCCCTGGCCGTCGGCCGCGGCCTGGCCCCCACAGGGCTATTTCTAGAAAAGGCTGCCTCCCTTACGGTCGATAAGTAA
- a CDS encoding lipid II:glycine glycyltransferase FemX: MNRRARLIGPEEEKRFDAFIAGHPKGHFLQSYGWGEVKATTGWRPLRLVLEEGGSIVAAASLLKRQLPYVGKSILYAPRGPVVDFHDPALFSELLAAIDNVARQEGAILLKIDPDIPEDDTAVKEMLRAKGFRLANKGAGFEGVQPRHVFRLDLTPSPEELLAGMHSKTRYNIRLAQKKGVVIKRDCTLDDLPVFYEILKETTLRDRFLVRSYSYFETMWREMVERGYAKLFLAYYRGEAIAGTLAFIMGDKAWYLYGASSNRHRNVMPNYLLQWTMILWAREQGCTMYDFRGVPGDLDEKNPLYGLYRFKKGFNGTFTEFIGEYDRVYSPFYYWLWQSVLPLYSRGFRRLLFWKKKAATVE, from the coding sequence ATGAACCGCCGGGCGAGGCTCATCGGCCCTGAAGAGGAAAAACGCTTTGACGCCTTTATTGCCGGCCACCCCAAGGGCCATTTTCTCCAGTCCTACGGCTGGGGCGAGGTGAAGGCTACTACCGGGTGGCGACCTTTAAGGCTCGTCCTGGAGGAAGGGGGCAGCATCGTGGCTGCCGCCAGCCTTCTGAAAAGGCAGCTCCCTTACGTTGGCAAATCTATCCTCTATGCCCCCCGGGGACCGGTGGTGGACTTCCATGATCCTGCCCTCTTCAGCGAGCTCCTGGCTGCCATCGACAATGTGGCGCGGCAGGAAGGGGCTATCTTACTGAAGATCGACCCCGACATCCCGGAAGACGATACGGCCGTAAAGGAAATGCTGCGGGCAAAGGGTTTCCGCCTGGCCAACAAAGGGGCGGGTTTTGAAGGCGTCCAGCCACGCCATGTCTTCCGCCTCGACTTAACCCCTTCCCCGGAAGAGCTCCTGGCCGGCATGCACAGCAAAACCCGCTATAATATCCGCCTGGCGCAAAAAAAAGGCGTAGTTATCAAAAGGGACTGCACCCTGGATGACCTGCCAGTTTTTTACGAGATTTTAAAAGAAACCACCCTCAGGGACCGTTTTCTGGTGCGCTCCTACAGTTATTTTGAAACAATGTGGCGGGAAATGGTGGAGCGCGGCTACGCTAAACTCTTCCTGGCTTACTACCGGGGGGAAGCCATTGCCGGTACCCTGGCTTTTATCATGGGCGACAAAGCCTGGTACCTCTACGGCGCCTCCAGCAACCGCCACCGCAACGTTATGCCCAACTACCTCCTCCAGTGGACCATGATCCTGTGGGCCAGGGAACAGGGGTGCACCATGTACGACTTCCGCGGCGTGCCGGGTGACCTGGACGAAAAGAACCCCCTCTACGGCCTCTATCGTTTTAAGAAAGGCTTCAACGGTACCTTTACCGAGTTTATCGGCGAATACGACCGGGTTTACTCCCCCTTTTACTACTGGCTCTGGCAGTCGGTCCTCCCCCTCTATTCTCGTGGTTTCCGCCGCCTGCTTTTCTGGAAGAAAAAGGCTGCCACGGTGGAATGA
- a CDS encoding CTP synthase, giving the protein MPAKFIFVTGGVTSSLGKGITAASLGRLLKSRGLKVAIQKFDPYINIDPGTMSPYQHGEVFVTDDGAETDLDLGHYERFIDINLTRASNVTAGKIYWSVITKERRGDYLGGTVQVIPHITNEIKEQLYRVVEESDPDVVITEIGGTVGDIESLPFLEAIRQMKSDIGRDRVLYIHVTLVPYLQAAREAKTKPTQHSVKELRSIGIQPDIIVCRTERPFSREMEEKIALFCDIDPDAVIQAWDVDSIYEVPLLMEKEGLDSIVVERLKLQCGPAQMDDWRAMVERMKSITRHLEIALVGKYVTLPDAYLSVVEALRHAGFYHGVQVDIRWIYSGELERSGLEQLEGVAGILVPGGFGDRGTEGKILAARYAREKRVPYLGICLGMQLAVVEFARHVCGLKEAHSAEFNPETPQPVIDLLPEQKNIAEKGGTMRLGLYPCRLQPGTKAYQAYGEEVIYERHRHRYEFNNSYRAELTARGMIISGTSPDNRLVEIIELADHPWFVASQFHPEFKSRPNRPHPLFRDFIGAALAYQGGTGA; this is encoded by the coding sequence ATGCCTGCGAAATTTATTTTTGTTACCGGCGGTGTCACCTCTTCTTTAGGGAAGGGGATAACCGCCGCTTCTTTAGGTAGACTTTTAAAGAGCCGCGGCCTGAAAGTCGCCATCCAGAAATTTGACCCCTATATCAACATTGACCCCGGCACCATGAGCCCCTACCAGCACGGTGAGGTTTTTGTCACCGATGACGGCGCTGAGACCGATCTGGACCTGGGTCACTACGAACGTTTTATCGATATTAACCTGACCCGGGCCAGTAACGTCACTGCCGGCAAGATTTACTGGTCGGTCATCACCAAAGAACGCCGGGGCGACTACCTGGGGGGAACTGTCCAGGTAATACCCCACATTACCAATGAGATTAAAGAACAGCTTTACCGGGTGGTCGAAGAAAGCGACCCGGATGTGGTTATCACCGAGATCGGCGGTACGGTGGGCGACATTGAGTCCCTGCCTTTCCTGGAAGCCATCCGCCAGATGAAAAGCGACATCGGTCGCGACCGCGTCCTCTATATCCACGTCACCCTTGTTCCCTACCTGCAGGCTGCCAGGGAAGCCAAAACCAAACCCACCCAGCACAGCGTCAAAGAATTGCGCAGTATCGGCATCCAGCCCGATATCATCGTCTGCCGGACGGAACGTCCCTTTTCCCGGGAAATGGAGGAAAAAATAGCCCTCTTCTGCGACATTGATCCCGATGCCGTCATCCAGGCCTGGGATGTCGATTCCATCTATGAAGTCCCCTTGTTGATGGAAAAGGAAGGCCTGGACAGCATTGTGGTGGAACGCCTGAAGTTACAGTGCGGGCCCGCGCAAATGGATGACTGGCGCGCCATGGTAGAGCGCATGAAGAGCATTACCCGCCACCTGGAGATTGCCCTGGTGGGTAAATACGTAACCCTGCCCGACGCTTATTTAAGCGTCGTTGAGGCTTTGCGCCACGCCGGTTTCTATCACGGCGTCCAGGTGGATATCCGCTGGATCTACTCTGGTGAGCTGGAACGGAGCGGGCTGGAACAGCTGGAAGGAGTCGCCGGCATCCTGGTGCCGGGGGGCTTCGGTGACCGGGGCACCGAAGGCAAGATTTTAGCAGCCCGGTATGCCCGGGAAAAAAGGGTGCCTTACCTGGGTATCTGCCTGGGCATGCAGCTGGCGGTGGTCGAGTTTGCCCGCCATGTCTGCGGGCTTAAAGAAGCCCACAGCGCGGAATTCAACCCGGAAACCCCCCAACCGGTCATTGATTTATTACCGGAACAGAAGAATATAGCCGAGAAGGGCGGTACCATGCGCCTGGGGTTGTACCCCTGCCGGCTGCAGCCGGGAACGAAGGCCTACCAGGCCTACGGCGAGGAAGTAATCTACGAGCGCCACCGCCATCGCTACGAATTCAATAACAGCTACCGGGCGGAACTCACGGCCAGAGGTATGATCATCAGCGGGACTTCCCCCGACAACCGCCTGGTGGAGATTATCGAACTGGCCGACCATCCCTGGTTTGTCGCCAGCCAGTTTCACCCGGAATTCAAATCGCGGCCCAACCGGCCCCATCCCCTGTTCCGGGACTTTATCGGGGCGGCCCTGGCTTATCAAGGAGGGACAGGGGCATGA
- a CDS encoding DUF1934 domain-containing protein → MRSLKKDVLVKVKGTQTNELGEKDSIELVTEGRFFIRDQHYYILYNETCLSGMEGTTTTLKVEPRRVTLNRMGTAEQKTTFEAGILNAGFYVTPYGTMKITVLPSKVEVDLTERGGSINLEYELQVGQEKISDNQLEITVEHLENYA, encoded by the coding sequence GTGCGTAGCTTGAAGAAGGACGTACTGGTCAAGGTTAAGGGCACCCAGACCAACGAGCTGGGGGAAAAGGATTCCATCGAGCTGGTTACCGAAGGTCGCTTCTTCATCCGGGATCAACACTACTACATCCTTTATAATGAAACCTGCCTATCGGGAATGGAGGGTACCACTACCACTTTAAAGGTCGAACCCCGGCGGGTAACCTTGAACCGCATGGGTACGGCCGAGCAGAAAACAACCTTTGAAGCAGGTATTTTAAATGCCGGTTTCTATGTAACTCCTTATGGTACTATGAAGATTACAGTTTTACCTTCGAAAGTAGAAGTTGACTTGACAGAACGGGGCGGAAGTATTAATCTAGAGTATGAATTGCAGGTCGGCCAGGAGAAAATCAGTGACAACCAGTTGGAAATCACCGTTGAGCACCTGGAAAACTATGCTTAA